In Lachnospiraceae bacterium, the DNA window GTATCTCCAGATTAGAGACTTCAGTTCGGACACAGTCAGGTTTTCACTGTTGTATCGGTCATACAATAATTCTGTCTTTAGACGCGCCCACATGCTTTCACAACGGGCATTGTCATGGCATCGACCACCGGCACTGTTCATACTTTGGATGATTTCATATTTTCTCAGGGTGCTGCGGTAAAGCTCACTGGTATATTGGCTACCTCGATCGGAGTGAAGCACTGCTCCTTGAATTTCAGGATATGCGATAAAAGCGTTTTCTACCGTATGCTGGCAAAGCGTTGCCTTCATCGTGGTTTCCATTGCCAGCCCCAGTACTGCTGAATCAAAACAATCGAAGATTGCCGAAACATAGAGTTTTCCATCTTTTGCTTTGATTTCGGTGATATCTGTCACGCATTTTTCAAGAGGCTTTTCTGATGTGAAATTTCTCTTAAGAAGATCATCCGATTTACGAGCCTCACGGTCTGCTTTCGTAATTCCTTTCGGATTACGCTTAGGACGATGACTGAGACCGATTTTTTCCATGACTCTATAAACGGTACGCTCACTGGGGATAGGAATGCCATCAGGTCGTTTAAGAGTTAATGCCTGGAACATACGTACACGTCCATAGGTGTCGTTGCAGACATCCTCAGCATGGATTTCAAGCATGGTATCTGCAAGCGTCTGGTATTTCCACGGACGGTCTTTTACGGACAGATATTTATAAAATCCCTGGCGGCTCACATGTAACATACGACAGTAAAAAGCCAGTTTTCCCTTGATGGTGCCATCGTCAGTCTTAATCGCAATGAATTTCATTCTTTCGGTCTTAGAGACTTCCGACGGCTCGCTGCGAAAAAAGCGCTGGCTTCTTCCAGAAACTCGTTTTCTTCTTTCAGACGACGAATTTCTTTATCCTGATCTTTCACGCGTTTTCGAAGCATGGTTAATTCCTCCGCAAGGCTCATGGCAGATTCTGGAGTATGGGCACCTTCTCCAATATCCAGTTGTCCGGTTCTTACGGCTTTAAGCCAGGTATGGATAGTCCCTTCAGGAATTCCTAATTCTTTAGCGGCTTTCGCACCACCGATTTCTTTTGCAAGCTTAACTGCCTGCACTTTGTATTCATGATCGTACTTACGTTGACTTCGTGCCATAGTTGGGCACCTCCTTATTCTCTTGATTATACTATGAAATCCTTGAGAATAGGCTGTCAACTTTATTTATACACCATCATCTTCTCCCAGTACCATCTCTTCCATTTGTGTATTAAATGCTTTAGATGTCAAAAGTATATTTATCCAGACTGTAATGAAAGCTATACTTAAAATAATGAAACAAATCCAAAACAAAATTTTCTTTTGATTTCCAGTTAATATTTCTTTTGATTCTTTGTGCTCAACCAATTTATTACTCATTCCATAATACCTCTAAAGTACTTTTTTCTTCTTCCTTCCCTTCGTCCAAGAAGTGTATCTCACTCAAAGAACTCGGTCAATCCCGATTTCTCAGTTTCAAAAATTGGCATTTATCGTCTTGTTCCATTCTTATCAAAATTCTTTTTTAATGCTATTTCTGTTGGGAGAATAGACCCAATTAAAGGAATAAGTTGAACACCACAGATAATTCCTCCTATACTCCCAACACAATCTTCATTTTTTCCAATCACTAAAAGCATGAATATTACTGTTATCGGCAACATAACCATTCCACAGACATACCAGACTTTACCACAATATTTATGAGCAAATTCCCATGTGTCTTTGTTCTTCATAGACATCGAAGTCCGATATCCAAATACTGAATTTATTTCCTTTGGAGCCTTTTTCATAAAATATCTTCCAAAACCAATCATCGTAAATGGAAGAAGCAAATCCATAATCAACATAAAAATCCAAAACCCCATTGTAAACCTCCTTTACTACAACTTCCGATTTTTATTTTCGTTTCCATAGCATAGTGTACTCTTTTTCACCAGTATCTTCATCCAAATCTTCACATTGAATAATGAACCCTTCTCTTTGATAAAAAGAAATTGCTCTGGCATTCTTCTGGTATACATTTAATCGTAAGCTGACTTTTTTATCCTTAATATAATCCAATAAAAGCTTACCTATGCCACATGACTGCATTTCATCGGAGACAAAAATACCTTCTATATATTTATCATTTAGTCCTACAAATCCTTGTATCATTTTATCTGCTTCAAACACATAAACTTCGTATTGTGACATCATTTCTTTTACTAATTCATAATTACTTTTCCAGTATTGATTGGAAATAAAATAATGTGCTTTCAGATTTGTCTTTAACCATATGTCAGCAACTCTATCGATATCTCCGTTCAGCAACTTTCTAATCATAACAAATTTTCTCCACAACTACATCCTTTATGCTTTTCTCTTTTTTTCATTCTATCACAAGCTCACCATTAATCATCATTTTTTTGATATTTTTTCTTTTCCCCCACTGTAAAACAGCCTCTGAGCGTTTCGTTATATAGAGGGGTACACATACAGAGCAAGATCCACCTGTGTTTAACAATATTGTCTTTCCGACAAATATTCTTTCATCAGGTTTATATCTTGCTGGGGATTCCCCAAACCCATTCTTTCTATTTATGCCGAGATTACTGTACACATTAGAGCAAGATCCACCCCGGTAATACCATATCGCTATTTTAGCATTATGGCATTTTCCGGATGTTGGAATCTTGCTAAGGATTGTGCTCCCTAGTTCCTCACATTCAGCATAAATATATAATTGGTTCCTCGAATTTCTTCGGTCACAGCACAGGGAGAAAAAATAGGCTAAACAGCCCTATATCCCTGTGAAATCACCATGTGATTATAAAATAGCAAGGACAGGAAGTGTGGATACACTTCCGCAAAATTGCCAATTTCGGAGCCATATCCAAAATTGAAAAATACATAAAAATCAAAAATCCGAAACCTTACTCGATATCCAAATTTATAATTTTTACAGATTACAAAAAAACCAATATGAAAATTTTACAAATTTTGTAACACATGTAAAATTCCCATATTGGTTTTCATTCATCTTTTATGGATTTGGAATATTCTATGTTTTCAAATATTTTACTTTGAGCAAAAAACAGCTCTATAAACTTTTATCATTGCATTTTCTGGTATAATTTCATCAACTCTCCCACACAATCTGCTTCCGTCATTTTTGTACTAAAGCCATACGCAGCCATAACAGCTTTATCATTTGCAGTATGTGCTCGTCGTAACTCGGCTGGCATTGTTAAAGGATCATATAAAGCCGCAAGATTACTACTAGGATATAATGTTCTTGCTTTCAAAATTTCCTGTGCCGATTTTTCAATTTGTTCCCGATTCTTCTCCGTTACTACAGGCCACGGAAAATTGTTATACACTATTGTGTTTGAATAACTATAATCACTTTTTAATCTTCCACACACTGCTCGCATCCATGCCATGTGAACATTCGACATCAATACACCAAATTCATAAAATGATGCATTGGGCATAGTGAATAATTTGTCTCCCGGAATAATTTCACCATCTAAATAATCCATTGGAATATATCTACGATTCTGAGAAGAAACTTTGGGAATCGCAATATATTGATTTTTATGTTCAAGTATTGATGCAAATAAAGTTGGATTCTCAGCCGCTTTTTTTGTGTTCGCTCTTGTACTACTAAGTCTAAATTCACGTACTTTATTCACTCGTTCTAATATCATCGGACATTTTTTTAATAATCCAGGATCAGCTCCAACAAGCCAAATACAATATCTCGGCTTTCGATCAATAAAATCTTTTCCCATCATATAATGTCTAAAAAACGGAGAAGCCTGTGGTTCTTTTTCCAAAAACTCTTCCTTTTCCTCTTCCGTCAATATTAAAAATCCACCATCAATTGCTTGCCCACCTAATGCTATTTCAGGAACATTACACAATGGTTTCATTCTTTTTTCAATGAATATATTTTCTGCATCAAGCAAATATCCATTAATATTATTCGCCGGAATTGCGTTCTCACCTGAATAAATTATTTTCTGCTTATTATTTACAGCTCTGCTAAAGCCAACAATTACACAATGAACA includes these proteins:
- a CDS encoding transposase; amino-acid sequence: MARSQRKYDHEYKVQAVKLAKEIGGAKAAKELGIPEGTIHTWLKAVRTGQLDIGEGAHTPESAMSLAEELTMLRKRVKDQDKEIRRLKEENEFLEEASAFFAASRRKSLRPKE
- a CDS encoding SdpI family protein, which gives rise to MGFWIFMLIMDLLLPFTMIGFGRYFMKKAPKEINSVFGYRTSMSMKNKDTWEFAHKYCGKVWYVCGMVMLPITVIFMLLVIGKNEDCVGSIGGIICGVQLIPLIGSILPTEIALKKNFDKNGTRR
- a CDS encoding IS3 family transposase, with amino-acid sequence MKFIAIKTDDGTIKGKLAFYCRMLHVSRQGFYKYLSVKDRPWKYQTLADTMLEIHAEDVCNDTYGRVRMFQALTLKRPDGIPIPSERTVYRVMEKIGLSHRPKRNPKGITKADREARKSDDLLKRNFTSEKPLEKCVTDITEIKAKDGKLYVSAIFDCFDSAVLGLAMETTMKATLCQHTVENAFIAYPEIQGAVLHSDRGSQYTSELYRSTLRKYEIIQSMNSAGGRCHDNARCESMWARLKTELLYDRYNSENLTVSELKSLIWRYFISYWNNRRICTTNGGLPPMLKRQRYYDSLRIAA
- a CDS encoding GNAT family N-acetyltransferase, which gives rise to MIRKLLNGDIDRVADIWLKTNLKAHYFISNQYWKSNYELVKEMMSQYEVYVFEADKMIQGFVGLNDKYIEGIFVSDEMQSCGIGKLLLDYIKDKKVSLRLNVYQKNARAISFYQREGFIIQCEDLDEDTGEKEYTMLWKRK